The nucleotide sequence CTAGATGGGAATGCTATGGAAGTAGATAAGGGGGATGAGGCAGCGTTTGCAGCAACCCTGAAGACTAGCAAAACTTCAAATTTGTTTATGCATAATTCATTTGATATACTAAATGAAGAAGATACGCTTAATTTTGGGGAGGCTAGGCAACCTGCTATGTCACAGGGAgccaatttaattaataaacaaaTCTTTGGGGCTGTTCCCAAGCACaatattgttgtttttgtcCCTAAACAAGTGGTTGTTCCTGTTGACAGCTTGGTTAACAACAATGAATGGGTAACTCTGGACAATTTTGATGAGGAGAGGCCCATCAAGGAAGGAGGCAATGTGGAGGTGGCTGAGATTTCCGCAATCCAGAAGCAAGGTGACGCTTCAACATTACCTCTTTGCAACTATTTTGCACCTCTTCATGAGGATTGTGAGCGTCCTTCCGGGGAGGAAAAGTTGGATGAAAATGATacaaataaattgtttgttaaTACTTTGTTGGAAAGTGCTGAAATCATGGATAGAGTATCCAAGGAGATGGCGTGTTTGTATCCGGTTTCACAATCAAAAGTCTCTGATGTTGTGGAAAATGTTTCGATTGAATCTGCAATTTTGAATACAAAACACACTATGACCGTTGGTAAAACTCTGATATCCAATGAGCCCTGCAGTAAGACTGGTACACTGCCACTTACTCATTTCAACACAGAAAGTGGTACGAATTCTGATATGTCATCTGCTATTCTTGAAAAAGTACCTGATGTTATTACTGTTTATGAGGAGATGCTTCGGCCGGACAAAGGCAAGATCTCTGCTCCTTCTACTGTCACAAATACGGCTGCAGCTTGTAGAAAAGATGAGAAAATTCTGACCAAATTTTGGGCAGATGCTCTAGAGACGGCCCTGATAGTACCTTAGATACGAATAACAATACTGACAAATATAAGGAGTGTTTTCCGAAATTAAATGTTGAAGCCCAATATTTGCTGCAGCATTCTGATTCCATTAAGAAGGCAAAGAGAGGCCGGCCTAAAAAGACTAAAAGTCCTAAACTTCCCATTGGCACTAAGTTTAAGAATAAGAGGTTCTCTGAACCTGTTGTTGATGATGGTTCTGATATTGTTTTAACAAGATCAAAAACACATACTTCCACAAATATTTCCCAATGAAGTCTATTTGCTCCTCGTGATGGTTCTGACATTGTCCTTACAAGGTCAAAAACACAAATCCCCCTCATATTTCGCAATGAATATTTTCTGGAATATCAGAGGGATAGGTTTGCCTTGGTGTAGGCTTCAGTTTTACTCtctattgattttctttttatgtttgtgtcttctTAATGTGACCTGGTACCTTCCTATGTAGCAGGGTGTGTTAGGCTACTTAGGAAGTGACTTAGCTTTACATCTggtcttttatgtttaattgggttttggcctagtcccccccaATATTgtacttttcctttttcttttattgcatttttctagctttatcaacaaaaaaaaatgtgttctaTATCTAATATTGTCTATATTAATCGGTGAAGCTATACAATCATTATAGAAGTCGATAGGCTCTTCCACCTAATGAATTAGTATTTTGATTTGGACTTTTCTCATATGCTTAAGTCTTAATGGCAAAACTCATCTTAAGGTTTCAGATTTGATTTTCTCGGATGTCAATTTTGATGGATTAGTTTGACCTATTAAAAAAAGtcataataaaaaagtattagtaagttttttaatattaaacactaatataaattaaaaaaatgtcaaaataacaaagtattacaaattttttaatagtaaacactaatataaattttgattaatattaCGAATGATAGGTAGTAGTACAAATATTCCTATAGAATTCAAAGCGATCAAACAAATCAATGAtaagattatttatttttaactaaacaGACGGTAATTCAACAGGTATTGAAAACtggattttattttacatgTGGTTCAATTCAGACCAAGGAATATTGTTATGCATGCATGGTAACGGTGTGGATATTAATTTCATAGGAGTATTTATGATCCAAATTCCTCCAATTAAGGGCACTTGGGTTTGCCACCACGGGTAGTCTGGCTGGCATAACAAGGACACTTTTCTTTGTTGCCAGAAGTGCCAGGTGGCACACAGTTACATCTTCTGCAACAAGTCCCACAAGCTCTTTGGCACAAATTTGGACGAGATGATAATCGACACCTTGCAACACATG is from Medicago truncatula cultivar Jemalong A17 chromosome 1, MtrunA17r5.0-ANR, whole genome shotgun sequence and encodes:
- the LOC11412608 gene encoding snakin-2 encodes the protein MAISKLLVASLLASFLLFHHLVDATDQSAYAQTQGSLLQQIDCDGACVARCRLSSRPNLCQRACGTCCRRCNCVPPGTSGNKEKCPCYASQTTRGGKPKCP